DNA sequence from the Halobacterium sp. DL1 genome:
GGGTGCAGTCGTACGTGCGCGTCCGCTCGAACCCGCTGCCGAGCCACCGGTCCGAAACTCCCGCATGGCGGAGACAGCCGAGCGCGGTGTGGGTGACGAACCGCCCGAAACCGTACACCGCGCGGGCGGCCGTCTCGAGGTTCGGGTCGGCCGCCCGCAGCTCCGAGAAGAGGGCGCCGACCGAGTGCCGACCGGGGACGTCGATGCCCGCGACCTCGTCGGCCGTCGTCGCGGCGATAGCGCCGGCCATCTCGCCGCCTTCTTCGCCGCCCGCGGCGGCGTACTCCTCGAACATCCCCACCAGAACGTCCGGCAGTTCGAGCGCGAGCGTGTCGGGGTCGAGTTCGGCTGCGACGGTTCGCGCGCGATAGACACTGGAGGGGTGGTCGTGTGCGACGCCGACGACGACCACAGGTTCGTCGCCGCCCTCGCCGGGGATAACCCGGACGTACTCCTGTTCTAGCCGGGGGTCGTTTTCGAAGACTTCCCGGAGCCGTCTGTGGGTTTCGGACTGTTCGCCCGTCACTGTCGTTCGACCGTCGTAGGGACCATCTTACCGTTGGTACAGGCCGAGTCTACTTACGTTGTGCGCGTCCTAACAGCGTCCTAACAAAGCTCGCTGGCCCCGAATCGACGACGATGTCCAGAAACAGCCCGTTCGGCGACTTCGAGCGCATCGTCGACGAGATGCAGAAGCGACTCGACGACTCCGGCGGCGGTGGCCAGCGAGGAACCCAGCCCAGCCTCGACGTGGTGGAGTACGACGAGGAGTTCGTCGTCAGTGTCGACCTCCCCGGCCACGAGACCGACGACGTGGAGGTCAAGCTCGTCGGACGAACGCTCACCGTGGAGACCGAGCGGTCACGCGAGGAGAGAGTCGAGGAGGACGACGGCCAGTTCATCCGCCAGGAGCGCTCCCGGAGCACCTCGAGCCAGCAGGTGGAGTTCCCGGCGAGCGTGCGGGGTAGCGACGCCGCCGCGACGATGCAGAACGGCGTGCTCACCGTTACGGTGCCGAAGACAGACACCGAACAGGACAGCACCAGGGTCGACATCGAGTGAGACCGGAGAGAGCCACCGAGCGCTTCTACCGGCAGAAATCGAGGGTTCAGGCCGGGCTTACTCGACGGAATCGCTCCATAACAAACCCGCTTGGCTAGCATCGTTCTACCATCACTATGAACCGCCGGACGGTCCTCTCCAGCATCGGCACCGCCGCACTCGTCGCCGT
Encoded proteins:
- a CDS encoding molecular chaperone Hsp20; protein product: MSRNSPFGDFERIVDEMQKRLDDSGGGGQRGTQPSLDVVEYDEEFVVSVDLPGHETDDVEVKLVGRTLTVETERSREERVEEDDGQFIRQERSRSTSSQQVEFPASVRGSDAAATMQNGVLTVTVPKTDTEQDSTRVDIE